In Parus major isolate Abel chromosome 19, Parus_major1.1, whole genome shotgun sequence, a genomic segment contains:
- the FOXN1 gene encoding forkhead box protein N1, with the protein MVSLLQDQSNIKFSPSDTLERDQQDLMRAQGDSISPVQQSDNPSYSCQPYEPDTRTERKSSESSPSPSPASPSQDQIQGRFPVSQGIPCGKNKFKASFSTEKFRRFSYEENAAGSYERFLKSSRNPFHPYKRQISEDVFQESHQALPPEASPFKNHRSIDGFEALPGSAAPEEPEVFPTHIPNISTEQPWCNSLQFSSTGQEHGSQVMQDSDMKLRTSPLEGQPGLYCYQPQVQQMYCPSHPFHQYPSGGSYPVTYIASSHYPYQRIAPQSSQESQQPLFPKPIYSYSILIFMALKNSKTGSLPVSEIYNFMTEHFPYFKTAPDGWKNSVRHNLSLNKCFEKVENKSGNSSRKGCLWALNPAKIDKMQEELQKWKRKDPVAVRKSMAKPEELDTLIGDKSEKLRSSLLSCSPPGAAAASLSRQMAAQSHSLCDPSLSSGIPQGFHGIHTPAALHAKSPALLGGQQPGCFTSPQGFPQMPTALMQHTPDPQSLFSAGEAQSQLRTQPSIPQDSPVPAQSPPSCGMKMLPEHSPARTVQDTLLQEGDLSNDIDALNPSLTDFDLQGNLWEELKDDSLAVDPLILISSSPVPSQCFPSQCPPESGAGAAGSAHGSAHGSAPELQLTTLYSAFMELDTVSAPYLSNPGSKAIALM; encoded by the exons GATAACCCCAGTTACAGCTGCCAACCCTATGAGCCAGACACCAGGACAGAAAGGAAGAGCTCAGAATCCTCTCcaagccccagccctgcttccccATCCCAGGATCAAATCCAGGGGAGGTTCCCTGTGAGCCAAGGAATCCCCTGTGGCAAGAACAAATTCAAGGCATCCTTCAGCACGGAGAAATTCCGGCGCTTCAGCTACGAGGAGAACGCCGCCGGGAGCTACGAGCGGTTCCTCAAGAGCAGCAGGAACCCCTTCCACCCTTACAAGAGGCAGATCAGCGAGGATGTTTTCCAGGAATCACACCAGGCCCTGCCACCAGAAGCTTCTCCCTTCAAAAATCACAGGAGCATCGATGGCTTCGAGGCTCTGCCGGGATCTGCAGCTCCCGAGGAGCCGGAGGTGTTTCCCACCCATATCCCAAACATCTCCACGGAGCAGCCGTGGTGTAACAGCCTCCAGTTCAGCAGCACAGGCCAGGAGCACGGCTCTCAGGTCATG CAGGATTCAGACATGAAGCTCAGGACATCACCCCTGGAAGGACAGCCTGGTTTGTACTGCTACCAACCCCAGGTGCAGCAGATGTATTGTCCCTCTCACCCTTTCCATCAG TACCCCTCAGGAGGCAGCTACCCCGTGACCTACATCGCTTCCTCGCACTACCCCTACCAAAGGATTGCTCCTCAAAGCAGCCAAGAatcccagcagcctctgtttCCCAAACCCATCTACTCCTACAG CATCCTGATCTTCATGGCTCTCAAAAACAGCAAGACAGGGAGTTTGCCAGTCAGTGAGATTTACAATTTCATGACGGAACACTTCCCTTACTTTAAG ACAGCTCCAGATGGCTGGAAGAATTCTGTGCGCCACAATTTATCTTTGAACAAGTGCTTTGAGAAAGTTGAGAACAAGTCAGGGAATTCTTCTCGGAAAGGCTGTTTGTGGGCTCTGAACCCAGCCAAGATTGACAAGATGCAGGAGGAgcttcagaaatggaaaaggaaagaccCAGTTGCTGTGAGGAAGAGCATGGCAAAGCCAG aagaacTCGACACCCTGATAGGCGACAAGAGCGAGAAGCTGCGATCGtctctgctgtcctgcagcccccCGGGCGCTGCAGCTGCGTCCCTCTCCAGGCAGATGGCAGCGCAATCCCATTCCTTGTGCGATCCCTCGCTCTCCTCCGGGATCCCGCAGGGATTTCACGGCATCCACACCCCGGCAGCTCTGCACGCCAAGAGCCCCGCTCTGCTGGGGGGACAGCAGCCCGGCTGCTTCACATCCCCCCAGGGCTTCCCCCAAATGCCCACGGCGCTGATGCAGCACACGCCGGACCCTCAGAGCCTGTTCTCTGCTGGGGAGGCTCAAAGCCAGCTCCGGACTCAGCCCAGCATCCCTCAGGATTCCCCAGTGCCCGCTCAGAGCCCCCCGAGCTGCGGGATGAAGATGCTGCCCGAGCACTCCCCGGCCAGGACGGTGCAGGACAcgctgctgcaggagggagacCTCAGCAATGACATCGATGCTCTTAATCCTTCCCTCACCGATTTCGACCTCCAAG GGAATCTTTGGGAGGAGCTGAAAGACGACAGCCTCGCCGTGGATCCCCTCATCCTCATTTCATCCTCCCCGGTGCCCTCGCAGTGTTTTCCCTCTCAGTGCCCGCCGGAGAGCGGTGCCGGCGCGGCGGGGAGCGCGCACGGGAGCGCGCACGGGAGCGCGCCCGAGCTGCAGCTCACCACGCTCTACTCGGCTTTCATGGAGCTGGACACGGTTTCCGCTCCTTACCTGAGCAACCCCGGCTCCAAAGCCATCGCCCTGATGTGA